One Heterodontus francisci isolate sHetFra1 chromosome 3, sHetFra1.hap1, whole genome shotgun sequence DNA window includes the following coding sequences:
- the tmem14a gene encoding transmembrane protein 14A isoform X1 gives MRVEAAKHLRMPIDWISYSYAAIVTVGGILGYTRKGSVMSLVSGLLFGSLAGYGAYQVSNDPQNVKISLITAGILTAVMGVRYRKSGKLIPAGLIAGISFFMVLRLAIVML, from the exons ccgCAAAGCATTTAAGAATGCCAATCGATTGGATAAGCTATTCCTATGCTGCGATCGTGACAGTGGGTGGCATCCTCGGATACACTCGGAAAG GGAGTGTGATGTCCTTGGTGTCTGGACTGCTTTTTGGATCTCTGGCAGGATATGGTGCTTACCAAGTTTCAAATGACCCACAAAATGTGAAAATCTCCTTGA TAACTGCAGGAATTTTGACCGCAGTAATGGGAGTGCGCTATAGAAAGTCTGGAAAGTTAATACCTGCCGGTCTCATCGCTGGTATCAG CTTTTTCATGGTTCTACGGCTGGCAATTGTGATGCTTTAA
- the tmem14a gene encoding transmembrane protein 14A isoform X2, which yields MPIDWISYSYAAIVTVGGILGYTRKGSVMSLVSGLLFGSLAGYGAYQVSNDPQNVKISLITAGILTAVMGVRYRKSGKLIPAGLIAGISFFMVLRLAIVML from the exons ATGCCAATCGATTGGATAAGCTATTCCTATGCTGCGATCGTGACAGTGGGTGGCATCCTCGGATACACTCGGAAAG GGAGTGTGATGTCCTTGGTGTCTGGACTGCTTTTTGGATCTCTGGCAGGATATGGTGCTTACCAAGTTTCAAATGACCCACAAAATGTGAAAATCTCCTTGA TAACTGCAGGAATTTTGACCGCAGTAATGGGAGTGCGCTATAGAAAGTCTGGAAAGTTAATACCTGCCGGTCTCATCGCTGGTATCAG CTTTTTCATGGTTCTACGGCTGGCAATTGTGATGCTTTAA